CCCTATCTCTGTTGTAAAGACCAGGCTGCAGATTGTTACAAAGGATTCGGTTGAGAGGAATGCATTCTCTGTTGTCAGAGGCCTTTTGAAAGCGGAAGGTGTTCCTGGTTTGTACAGAGGTTTTGGAACAGTTATTACTGGAGCAGTGCCTGCCAGGATTATATTTCTTACCGCGTTGGAGACAACAAAAGTAGCTGCTTTCAAGATGGTTGAACCATTCAAATTATCGGAAGCTACTCAAGCAGCCATTGCAAATGGAGTTGCTGGCATGACAGCTTCACTTTTTGCTCAGGCTGTATTTGTTCCAATTGATGTGGTATGTTGTCCGCTATCTGAATGGAGAATTGTCTAGAAAATTTTTGGGGTGTGCTCTGAGTGAGACTCTTTTGAGTCTCCTAATTGAGGCTACCCGTGAAACATGGAATTTAGATTGACATGCAGATTAATTGAGTTATATTCTCTGTTTTTCTATGTTCTTGCATTCAAGGCTGAATGAGATTTACCTTGTCTCATTATAAATAATTTGTTATGTTTCGTAGTTTCCTTTTTTTGGATGATGTGAACTTTTAGATTTGGCCGGTATCTTACATCTGTTAATTTCTTTCATCAGGTTAGTCAAAGATTAATGGTCCAGGGATACGCAGGTCACACAAGCTATAATGGAGGGGTGGATGTTGCTCGCAAAATTTTAAAATCAGATGGAATTAGAGGATTTTATAGAGGTTTTGGTCTCTCAGTTATGACATATTCTCCATCTAGTGCTGTATGGTGGGCAAGCTATGGTTCAAGTCAACGTGTTATATGGAGGTGAGACAATTGTTTGCTTTTCATTATTGTGATGTGCTGCAATGCTTTCCCAATATTTTAACGTGGCCAGTAAAGCGGTAGACTTTTAATTTCTCCTTTTAGCATCGACTGCCAAAAAGGTCCAACTAAACTACGAATAAGATGTGAAATAGGTACTACATCTTTAGCTGATAGGTTACTAATAAGGGCAGGAGCGTTGAGACTGGGAAATATGGGACCAGGGAGATTATCAACACTTTCATGGAGCTCATTAAATAACATTTCCTAGATTGATCTTTTTTGGGGCTTTAATGAACATTGTAGCACGTTTACTGAAACTTCATTTGTTTTACAGAAAGCATGTCTACAGTCTTCTTACTGATCAATTGCAATTATGTTTCAAGCTTTAAAAATTCTGCAACAAATTAATGGGTTTTACTTCCATATATTATTATGTTTTGTATCATGTATCCGTTCCAAATATTTACTTGTGCAGTAGGTAGTCTAATTTACATGGGTAAATTATAGTTTTGGCTATCCTGGATTGGTGCCAAGTCCGTGCTTTCAGCCGTGACTGTTGAGTCAAGTCTTTGATCTTCATTATGGTCTAGTAATCCTAGTTGATAGATTTTTGAAGTTGATCATGATATAATAACTACATTCAGTTTGcatagattttttttatttttttgaactTGCCACATTCAGGATAAAAATAGACTCTCCATTTCTATTTACACCGAGGTCtctctttattttattttatagaaAATCCCTGAGGGGTCTTAGTTGAGCCACGACTTGTGTCTCATCCTTTGTTCCATTTCATTTTCAAGATATATTCTTCCAGTTCTTTCTTTTTCTCTTAGCAGTTTTTCAATCGGAAAGTATAGATCATATTTGTTGGGTAGAGGTGTAAAATTTGTTTCTTCAGCTATTTTAGATTCTCCCAGATATAATATAATTTGTTTTCTCTGCCATTTGAATTTACTGAGCAGGTTATTAGGTCACGGAACTGAGAACGAAGATCCCTCTCCGAGTGAGTCGACATTAATATTAGTCCAGGGGGCTGGAGGAATTATTGCTGGTGCTACAGCATCCTGCATTACAACTCCACTGGATACTATCAAGACTCGGTTGCAGGTATGACTAGTTGTCATCTAGTAAGTTTTTTTTTCGACACACAGCAATTTTGCTGTTACATTTCATAATTATATCCCAGCTCAGGACTTGCTCTTCTAACTTGGATGCAATTGGTAGCAAGGACTTTTATTCTTTCTGGCTTATCTATTGTTAACTTGAAATGCTATATTTCTTTCTACGTTTAAAATATGAGATCTCATGTCAAATCTATGGTTTAAATTTCAATCAATACAAGTATAATATATTACAACATTAACATTTCCGTTTTGTTCTAGGCAGTGAATATTTTATGTAATGTTTTAGTACATGTTAGAAATTCTAGAGTAAATTGTTAGTTTTAAAGATTGAAAGCCAATCCCATCTTTTTCCGACAAGGTAGGTAGTTTCTTGTTGTCTTGTCATTTTTGTCAGAAATACGGCCCTTGCTTGAAGAAAGAGAAAACTGTTTCCAAGCATGTCATACTCTCGCTGAATCTAGATTTTTGATCTTATATTTCTGGTTTCTAACCCATCACACTGGTTTAATACTAATCTTTTCCTTTTCAATTTGTAGGTGATGGGGCATGAGAAGAGACCCACTACGAGACAGGTAGTTAGACGATTGATCGCTGATGATGGTTGGCAAGGATTCTACAGAGGACTAGGTCCAAGGTTTTTTAGCATGTCGGCTTGGGGAACCTCAATGATACTTGCCTATGAATTCCTAAGTATGACTCTTTCTTTCCTCATCCATGCTTGCTGATTTATATATGGTCTAGAATATAGAACTCATGCCAAAGTTTGCCTGTATGCATCATGAGCTAGATGGAAATGTGGTACCAGTAAAGTAGTTTCTTCTAGTTGTTTTCAAAGACTTGCCATCGTATATGACCACCATCTTGTAAACCAGTGCCGACTGAAAAAGGCACGAATTAGGACCTTCATCAGTCCCTTCATGCCCAGTGGTAATTTGAGTATCTGGAGTTTCAAATAGTATATAAATCTAGCATGTTACGAGGCTGTGTGTCCTTATGCAGCAAGACATGCAATCCTTAGTGTCCGGCCCAGTACTTTATATTATAGTTTTAGCATAATACTCAATTGTCATGTCCACTACCACCGTTCATCAAATGTGACTTCTCATGTTAGGGGTTGTATAGATGGTTGGCTTTTGGTCTTGGCTGGTTTTACTCATTCCTAGATTTTATTAGCGATAATGATAGATCTCAATCTGAATATACTTTTGAGAATCTAGATCCGTATTGGATTTTTTGGAAGTCATACTTCAAACCTACGTTACCCGGGCTCCTCAATTTTCCCCTCATACCCATGTCGATCGGACATGACATTGGTGTGTGTATGGGATCTGAGTCGGATCCTTCGTATGGAAACGGGACATTTTTGACTTCAAGAAATCTAGTTCAAAATAAATTACAAGGCCTTACAACAACTTAACTCTAGATAGAAATGTCAATAGATTACTATTTGCATGTTATCCTTTTGATTTATGCAATAATATGACATTACAATTATGTATATGTTTTCTTTATTTGGTAGAGGACACTAATTTACAAACGTGGAGTATAAAAAGTAGGTACAACTTCACTTATGTGAAGGTTTAATGCCGAATCTCTGCACCCGTGTCCAATTTCGGATACATATCCACGAATCCTGGAAACTAAGAGTCCGACACTTGGATCCGCGCCCGTATCCGACGCCCGACCCGAGTCCGGGTAACTTAGCTTGAAACTTCCATAATCTGAGTCGTGAGGGTCTTTCCTAACTTCAGTGCCATGACCCTTTCAAGTTCAAACTTCCAACCATGTCCACATTGTGTGTTGAAGCATGCTAATTTTATTGGTAACTGGTTTAGCTTGCTGGTTGCGCTGATCAGTCATCATGTTCTTTCATGTGGTCCATCCAATTAACagcatttttttttaatttggcTAATATATGAATGCACACTGAGAGAAGAATTTGCATTAGGTGTCCGTTtgagaaatcttaaaataagtaacttataacttaaattGAATAAGTGGCCGATAAGTGATAAGTTAATAAAtgtttataagttatataagtgtttggataatttaatttataaatcagaaatttttttatttaaatgaactaaaataaataatttttaaatataattatcttaatttatataaattaaagtttgattaacattttaaaagtatatttttaaactaaaattgataaaaaaatgaaaaataaaaaataagttgagaaaaagtacgtcgttatcaacattcaacttatcagcttataagttgtaaattcaacttataagttgggtcgacaaacactcgtcaataagctgttacgggcttataagccAATAAGTTGACTTATCGGAATTGCCAAACAGGCCCTAAGTAATGAGCATAGGTTTTCTGGACGTAAATAATCGTGAAGAAACTCAAAGAGCATATGTTAGGAGAGTGGTATGACCGTATGAGAAGTGGTACACTGGTCAATACATCTTGCAAATGAGGCCACTAGATGAGATTAGAGATGGAGTTATTTTGGGTCAACAGCTTACGCTGTCAATTTCTATAAACATTTTAGATTTTTTTGGCAGTCGCTATTGTTAATGTTTATATCAGAGCATATATCAAAAGTGTAACCACAAAGTCTAGACATCTATTTATCTTAGTTTACTTGTCTTTTCGTTCTATTTAACAATTGAAGGGAGGATGATATGCTTGTAGCAGGCTATTTATAAGCTAATTGCTCAATTGTAATGTTTGTATAGAATGCTTTGGCCCTAACCCCTTATGTGCCATGCCAACTTGCTTTAGCTATAAGTATCATCTCCAGATTTACTTTTGAGAAGTACTAAAACAATATATCTTTGTTGGATTGACCATTCTCATTTTAATGTGCAGAACGATCTTGTACGAAAGAATGATGAACTCATTATCAGCGATGTTGACAGCAGCCATATTATTTTTTGTCCTTGAGAGGATGACTTTTTCATGCATAGATAGATTGAAGAATTTGAGAAGGATAGTGAAGATCCCTGTATTGGTATGCacagataattttcatatctatTCTTATATAGAATTAACATCGGTGAAACAACAGTCAGGTTATTTATTCGACTGCCGTGAATCTGGAACACGGTCACCGTTATAATCAGTTATCATTCTTTTAGCTGGATTCAGCAATTCATCTCTTGATGTAATATGATTACGTGAACTTGTAATAAAGTTATAAAGGATAGCATAGGTTCAGTCCACCGACTTACCCTTGCGCTTTCACACATACCAAAACTATTTGATTGAAAAACTGTTGTTTTATGGTTCGTATCTGATTATTTCTGATATATCCCTTTAATGTAAGTCATCAGTGTCAACTGCCAGGTCCTCGATGGAAATCTAACATCTTGTAGGACTTTACGGAAGTGCCAAATGAAAGAGGTATTGATAGTCGAGCTCTTTCTTGCTCTTCTTAACACCCTCTGGGGCTTGCTCCCGAGTTTTTTAATGGGAAGGGAGGAGGCGAATAGGAGGTAAAGTATTTTTATCTCATTTTTGGATTGAAAGTTTTGGAGTGAAAGATTGTCAAATTTACATTTATTAACACTTGTTTTcgctttttttttaaaaactcgGGAGCACGATTACGGAGTGAAATTACTTACCCTTTACTTGTTTTACTTCCTTTTTAAAACTCCGGAGCAAGACATAAGTATTCTATTCATTAGTTCCAAACAAATACAAACCGGAGAAGCTCCGCTTGTATTAACCCGCCTTGCAGGCCGTAGCCAGTTGGTATTGTTGTCAAGAATAATCTTATTTTACAACCTTCATTCGAAGATCAAATTATGAACGCAACAGCCAACAGGAAGACTGGTTCATTTAAATAGTAACAGAAGGAGTTTATTTATCAATCTCCTCAGTTATTTAGGTGCATGTATAAATTTACTTACGACGTGCTCACAACATTTTTATGGAAGAAGAGAACGGAAGGGAAGATAAAGGGAAAAGAAGTGAAGCAAAAAAATTTCTTTAAGATGTTCCTAAGTTATTTCTTGCGAAtgagataaatttttaaaaatattgatttgGAAGGAAATATATTAAAAAGTATGTGAGAGTTTCTCTCAAAATTATCTCATTTTTTGGGAGAAAAAATTTGGgtggatttttttttaaattttatctttCATTATGAAGAAACTCGTGAGCACCATTATGAAGAAAAATTATAGAAATTAactttcattttttttcttttctctcatGATTTTAACTCGGGAGTACAACGTTAGTGACGTGTTTggataaattataatttataagttttttttttttaaaaaaagttaatTGTTTAATATAATGTTTTTTATTGTatggattttaaattaaaaaaaattaaaaaaatattttaaaaagttaATTGACACTAAACAATGATGGACATAATCGGAGATGAAGAAAACAATGAAGAAAACCCCCCTCCACTCACTCCCTGAAAAGAAGAACGTAAATCAAGATTGACACAATATTTAAAGGGGATTGGTCGTGATATATCATTACATGATAAAAATGAGAGTGAGAGAGGATGGGTATTGAGAATTTTACCATATCATCGCCTTTCCCGAACACTGGATCCATATCAAGTTTGGAATAAAAGCGGTTATATTCTCCTCCATTTATACAGTTTTATTCAGAAGTAACTTTGACACTAAAAAAGTGTATCTTGTTCATCATGTAAAGGATCCAACTTTCTTTCGAGCGGTTACTTTTTATGTATTTGTTCATCATTACCCATTTCAAAGTAGATTTTCAAAATTCTTGTCTGATTGGTTGCAACTTGAGGGCGACTAGACAACAAACAACAAATAATTAGGTTAGTCCTATGAAATTATACCATGGGCTAACATTTGTTTTGACTTTTTTCAGTTTAAGTCATCAAATTTTTCGTTTGTTTTAAGTAAGTATTAATTCTTGCGTATATGTTATATTGTTCTTTTCacttttttatatttttaacgCGCACACACAAGCCTGATGTCTTTCATGAAATAACCTCTTTATTCTTCGGAATGAGAGGAAAGCTGCGTATATCTTACCCCCAAACCCTGTGTTAAGCGGTATATACTGGGTATGTTTTGTTAAGACTATGTTTGGGATTGTTGTTAAAAATTGTTGTGTTGTTAGAAAAAATGTTGCTGAAAAAAGTACCtttgtaaaaatcagatgactgttttgtaatttttttgatatgtatatgttttgatacaaaaaattaaaaataataagggttaaatatcaaagtggtcacttaACTGAAGGACATATATCGAAAAACTGACTCTTGTTATCAGGACTCATTCACACAATTATAGTAGCAGGTAATCACAGTGCCGTTAACCTTGTTCGTTGACCTAACGGAAAAGGATTGACCATAACTCTGTTTACATGTGGATAGATGTGGCAACATTGAAAAGTTAGGATGAATCCAACTAAGCCCCCTAATATTTATAAACAAACGAATAATTCACACGTacacacatatatgtatatatcataTGTATCCTGAATTTCAGATTAAAAAAGCTTTTTACTTGATTATTTCATCGTATTATTTAAACAATTTGGGAAGTAAAATTGGTGGATGAACCTTCAAATAATCATGATGGTTATGCCTCCAGATTCCATAAATTAGTATTCGTGCTCTTTATTTTTTTCCTTATAATTTTAATGTTTCACTTGACCCCGAATTTCATTTTTTAATGGATATAGATATATTGATTATTTTTTCGAAAAAATTCAGTAATATGTAAGCCTTATAATATCAAAATTTAGATTATTATACtcttaaaaataaaatatttgctCAATAATCTTTTATGTATAATAAAAAAACTCACTGTtcctttaaaaaaaataaaccCATATATTTTTGTAAATTTGTAAAGTAACATAAAGATTTTGtaaaagaaaatttgaatttcAGTTTAAAAAACAATTCGTTTTTATTTTATAAGCATTTTTGGTatgaatttttatatatttttgtttatatacattttactttaaatttttatattttaccTTACAAGTCCAAAAGTTTCCATATTTGAATATTATAAGCATTTTATATTTGAAAGTATAATATAATGTATTTTATAACATTCAAAATAAAAGTATGAATTAAAATTGGAACTCTTGATTAAAATTTTAGCTTTTTGACTAAAAGAAagttaaattatgaaatttttaaaaaaacatcaaaattatttttattataaaatataaaataaacattttttacaaaattaaaaaggaaacttttatttttcttttgacAACTTTTGATTTAAGATAATAGacttaattttaatttaaaagatGCAATTTTTTTTATCTTCCCCGCGTTTTGGGATTTTCAGTTGTTAATCTGTTAAAGTCAACCATTTTTCTGTCAGGTCAACCAATCTTGTTAACGGTCGTGTCATTACTGTCAACTAAATTGAGTCCGTGATAACATGAGTGAGTTTTTCGATACATGCCCTGCAGTTAAATGACTACTTTGATATTTAACCAAAAAATAATAATGTTTTGGTAAGATTTAATGGTGAAATCAGCATTTACTTTCCGCAAAAGCTGAAAAAcaattttttctaaaaatatggGAGCTTACTTTTTTGAGCAGCAGCTTTGAAGCTAAAAATACTATTCCGAAAAtcagtttttaaattttatcaagTAATTTTTTAACTATTTTTCAGTAAAAAGATAATCAACAAACCCCTAGTTTGGTTGCGGGAAAGCTAAAGTCCTAAAAGTTTATCTATTATTTTATCTATTGTCCACGagattttttaataaaaagaattcaaGATATGAAAGAAGATAGATGCGCTTTTGCTTGAAAacaaaatatttttgaatgaAGAAAATTTCTTTGAGAAAAGTAATTAGTTCTAGAGAATGATTTTCTCTTTTTAGAATGGCAAATCATTTTTTAAAACGATTTTGTTCTCAACGTTTTCGTAACTCTCCCTAATATCCAAATACCGAAAAACACTGAATTTTTTTCTAAGAAAAATgtttaaaagatttttttttaGAAACTTGCTAACCAAATAAATACAGGGGTTTTCATAAACACTTAGGTTTTACcaattttttacaaaaata
This sequence is a window from Apium graveolens cultivar Ventura chromosome 9, ASM990537v1, whole genome shotgun sequence. Protein-coding genes within it:
- the LOC141687358 gene encoding uncharacterized protein LOC141687358 — encoded protein: MEPTSSQTNPTEIDWDKLDKTKFYVVGAGIFSGLTVALYPISVVKTRLQIVTKDSVERNAFSVVRGLLKAEGVPGLYRGFGTVITGAVPARIIFLTALETTKVAAFKMVEPFKLSEATQAAIANGVAGMTASLFAQAVFVPIDVVSQRLMVQGYAGHTSYNGGVDVARKILKSDGIRGFYRGFGLSVMTYSPSSAVWWASYGSSQRVIWRLLGHGTENEDPSPSESTLILVQGAGGIIAGATASCITTPLDTIKTRLQVMGHEKRPTTRQVVRRLIADDGWQGFYRGLGPRFFSMSAWGTSMILAYEFLKRSCTKE